GCCCGTACAAGCCGGCCCCCAAGAAGCGACATAATTCCATTTGCTTCATCAGGGCAGCTCCTCCTCTCGTGACCCGAAGGGGTTCTAGTCACCATGGAGGACCCACAGCCAGAGGAGACGGTGGAGGAACAGGTTTCAGCCAAGGAAAGGAGTCCCCGCAGTCCCGGCGGCCGCGGCCTCTGTGAGTACCGCAGGCCCCAGGGTGAGAGCGGGCAGGAGCTGTGCATCAAGGGCTTCCACAGCATTTCCCGGGGATCCTGGGCGCTGCTGCAGGAAAGTGCTCCAGATTTAGGACCCCGGAGCTGCACAGCCACTCCGGTTCTAAACCTTTTAAGGCTCAGATCTCCCCGTTTTAATCTAGCCCACCTAAGACCGACTGGAGTTCTGGGGGAGGATCTTCCAGAGAAGCTAGAGGTAGATTAGATGGTCAGTGATTGCCAGGAGGGAATCCTAAGAATTGGCTCCCAGCTCAGCTCTGTCTCTTTTCAGTCTTGATTTCCCAATCACAAGAGATGACCACTACCTGTCTACCCGGCAGATATGCCACAGAGACGAAAGCCCAGTTGTATAAAAAGCAGTTTGACACGGAGGCCAGTCCGTTGAGAGCTGACCATGTGCTGACCATGGTCAGCTGACCATGGTCAGCCTCAGGCCCAAGAGCTCATCTTCCACCGCTTTAGCAGACACCTCTGAAATGATCTGACAGCGCTTCCAGGGGGTTGAGTGGACCTAAGAGCTAGAGTCACTGCCCCAAAGAGCACAGGGCACAGAGCTGAAGCTGAACAAGCTGGGTTTATTGCTCATTGGATTGAGAGGTGGGACACACTGGGGTACCTGGGCCGAGGGCAGGTGGGTGTcttctgcttagaaaagccttgCTAGTAGGATTTGATGAGGGGATACTGGGGAAATCATTCAAGAAGGGTTTTGCGCTTGCATCGGAGGCTGCCTGGAAGTAAGGGCAGTTATAAAATACGAAGTTAGAAAAGGACAAGTATGGTTGGGAAGGCAGAGCTCCCCAACCCCCAGTTAGCCAGGACAGATGTGCAGTGATTTTTGGTGGTTTGTCAAAGTCTTGTGACTGCATATGATTACGGTGCTCATTTGCATCTAGGTTCATTCCCTTCATGGCCTGTAGAATTTGTGGGCTGAAGTTCTGGGAGGTTTTAGCAAATAAGTTCCAGGCTTCCCCCAGAGCCCAGCTAACAGATCCACCCCACATACAGCCCCACCTCAGCCTTGATTCTAGGCAGTGCTTCTTCATATCTGCTGTTTCACAAGTTCCATGGGAGTAGAGACACACTATTATCACCCCCACTTTCCAGCAGAGACTTGTCGCAGCCCGGGAAGCAAGACGTGAGGTTCGATTTCATGCAGCTCTGCCCCTCCCCCTGAAGCAGTGCTCCATAGTACCCTGGCTCTGAGGTTGGGGCTCCCTGGCTCAAAGCTTGACCCCTTTTCCATTTCCACCAAGTCTTGTGCCTAGGGGCACACAGCCTCACCTTTTGAGCACCGTTCCTCTCCTGCACCCACAGGCCGCATCACAGTTTGCCTGAATGTTATCCAAGTTGCCCAGCGCCTGGTACATAGTAAGCACAATACTGGGGCATGATAGGTCCGCCAGGCTGCTGCTGGCTCTCCTAACTACCCCCCCCATCCCTCAGGCCACCTGGGGGCCCTACAGTGCACCCACTGCCTCATCACCTTTGCCGATTCCAAGTTCCAGGAGCGCCACATGAAGCGGGAGCACCCAGCGGACTTCGTGGCCCAGAAGCTGCAGGGAACCCTCTTCATTTGCTTCACCTGCTTGCGCTCCTTCCCCTCATCTAAGGCGCTGATAGCCCACCAGCGTGGCCACAAGCCAGGCACCAGGCCCACCTACCCCTGTCCTGACTGTGGCAAGGTCTTCCGGCAGGCAGCCTCTCTGAGTCGGCACCGCCAAGTACATGAGACCCGTGCCCCTGCAGGGCCCTTTGCCTGCACTGAGTGTGGGCAAGACTTTGCCCAGGAAGCTGGGCTGCATCAGCACTACATTCGGCATGCCCGGGGGGAGCTTTGAGTGCGGGGGCGTGGGGGGGGCCTGACCTGTGGGGATGTGGAATGGAGGCCTAGGAGGGATTTCACTTTGTACAGGGCTCCAGAGAAATGATAGGCCCTGAGGACCAGCGATGTGCTTACAGagcttctggtttttgttttgtttgagcgcACAGAGGCCTGTGGAGAAATAGTGAAATCAGATGGTAAGATCTTTGACTTGAAAATATTACTTGTAATTGACTTTTTCCCCCATTAAATTGTTTGAACTCACGCTAGCAGCAGATTCACCTTTAAGTTTCTCCTAGATGGGTGTGTTCAGGCCGTTGAACAATTTGCCTGGGTTGGCACAGGCCAGGGAAGAGGTGGTACTGGTCCATGATGCCACCACCTGAGTCCTGGATATGAAACAACCTTGAGGCCAAAGTGAAGTGGAGAGCAGGGTCTGAATCACATGGGAGTTGTGACTTCATCCAACATCTCCTTTGCACCAGCTGTTCCTACTAAAGGAGGGTCCACAGCATGAGTCCCCTCAAATTGTCTGTTTAAGGAGGCCAGAGATAGtccaatgggtaaggcatttgcctttcatgtggccaacctgggttcaatctctggcaccccatatggtgcccaaagcCCACCAGATGTGATGCCTGAGCCTAAAACCACgagaaaccactgagcaccaccagtgtggaaATAAAAGACCTTaactttaaataaattgtttatcaCTTTGTAGTCAGGTTTTTTTTCCTGTGTAAGTAAAATGGCACAGGTAAGGGAACATATCTAaaagctgaaaggaaataaatatataatgaagtgCCAGTAGTTGCTGAGCTACCAAGACAAGTCAGCCATTGTGAATGTTTTGGTGTTTTTCTCAGCATTTTCTGTACCTACAATCAGAACTAGACATGTTAATAGTTGATAACTCTATACACATGTATTTGATTCTTAGGCATAATCTGATTGTGTTTacgacttacttctggctctgccttcagggatcattcctggtgagctcaggtaCCATATGAGGTATCAAAAAGTGAACCCACGTCTACTGGgtacaatgcaagcaccctatccactattttactgctccagccctattatATTCTGGCTTGGATTAGGTTTTTGGGACCACTACCAAGGGTGAAGAatgatcaggtgttactcctggttctgcactcagcaatcactcctggtggtgcttgaggtaccataatgggatgctagggattgaactggggttgaccgcatgtaagtcaaacaccttacccactgtcctagcactccagcccctctcgctttattttttaaaaatctgagatacccaggaccaaaagtgattcgaatcccagcatcccatatgtcctccatgcctgccaggagcaatttctgagcagatagccaaaagtaacccctgagcacagcccagtatggcccaaaaaccaaaaaaaaaaaaaaaaaaaaaaggggggaggggtcagagcggtggcactagaggtaagacttctgtcttgaaagcgctagcctaggacaaaccttggtttgatccgctggcgtcccatatggtgcccaccaagccagtagtgatttctttttttttttttttttttttgtggtttttttgggtcacacccagtagcactctggctccaggctcagaaattgctcctggcaggcacgggggaccatatgggacgccgggatttgaactgatgacctcctgcatgaaaggcaaatgccttacctccatgctatctctccggccccgccagtagtgatttctgaatgtatagccaagagtaacccctgagcatcaatgggtgtggccctaaaacaaaaaatgatgaaagATGTCTTTTTAAGTAAGCAGAAACTGGCCATTGAGTAGGAATTCCCACAGAATAGTATACAAGAAGGGAGGGTGCTCAGGACAGAGCAGGTACACCTTGCTCTGTGGAAAAACTGGCTTGGAATTAGCGATACCTGTTTCCTGCTGTCTGGCCAATGCCTAGAGATTTCCCATGGAAATGCTTTTTTCAGGTCTTCCAAAGTTCAACTCTGATCTCCCAGTATCTGCATACACAGACAGTATCCAACCATTTTAGACCATCAGAGCAACAAGGGATGATGGAGCAACTAGACTGCATGAACCCCAACTCTGGTCAGCTTCATGGGGCAGCCCAGGAGCCATGTTCTATAAGCAAGAAAAGCCTCAATCTTGTCTAAGACCCCACCAATTCCAGGCAGCAACATTTCCAGCTACTACTGAGGTATACAAACCATGGCCAACGCTAGtccatgagctttttttttttttttttggcaactgacttttttgttttgggtccacacccagcagcactcaggacttactattCTTActtactctgcattcagaaatcactcctggcaagtatgGGAACCAAATgaaatactagggatcaaacccaggtcagccacatgcaagacaaaacaccctaccactatgctattgccccagcccttTCAACTGAAATTTTATCGGAAGTCATATACAATCATTTATGATTCTGTTTAGGAAAGAAAGTTTAAGCAGTTGCAACAGACACTGTCTGCTTCCTTAAAGTCTAAAATAGTTGCCATCTGGTCCTTTACTACGAAAGTTTGCCAATCTGTGTTAAGTGATAGAACCTACTCTGAGCCTGGAAGCAGgggtatgttttttatttttggatttgggggagagtccatacctggcagtcttaagagcttactcctgtgtTCTGGGATTGCTCCCAGTGGagcttggagatcaaacctggggctggcaagttccttacctgctggactatctctccagccccatccttagcAATTATTGCTGAAGGATTGATTAGTTCTTTCCATCTGGTCCTAGACAGTTTCACAGGAAAAGAAGATTTAGATATGTTTCTCCAGGAAAGAAGATCCACTGAGGTGGTTTTCAGGAGCTGTGAATTTCTGCTGTGCCAAAGCCAAGGTTGTAAGAGGCTGAACTATAGTGGTGGCTCAAAAAGAGAATAGATAGATGTCCAAGAATGGATAGACGCCAAGATCAGAGattctgagtttttgtttgtggtgttggggactattagtgctagggactgaacttgggGCTGGTTGTACAGAAGAAGTGACTTcaccccctgcactatctctcctgtcccagaTTTAGAGACTGAGGACGAAAAatggtttgaaaaatattttggtcTAATACCAATAACAGGCAACATAAATACAATAATAGTCTTTAGGGCCAAGCTGGTACCATTCGCTCACTGGAGCCATAACTCACATGTTTTGCTCATTTCCCAGTtctattcctgagcaccaccaggagtgacctccaagcacagagctgggaatagccctCCCCAACCAGTCAGGAGTAAGGATAGGTACAGATGCATGACAAGTGGTGCCTGGTGTCAATTGAGCAGGCACAAAGAAAGGTCCTCGCTGCAGGTGACCCAGCTCATCCCATAGGTGCTACCATTCAGCtaggataatttttcttctttggttttgggatccCACCAAGGAGTGCTTAGAAactattcctggaggtgcttgggaaacAGTGAGGCTCGAGGGAAAAGAAATCTAGGTCTCCTGTATGCAAGCCTGTACTCCAGTCAGTGAAGTTCTTTCTCTGAGTCCATTTTCAGATGAAATCTGCCCATTAAAAATGCTGGTTACCAACCTGCCGCATTTTAGCTAGTCTTGTCCTACCATGCCACATCCCCTCTGAATAAAGCACAGAATTGCCTTCCCCATGTTCCTCACTTCCCCGAGCCTTGACAATCAGTGCCTACACTTGGGGagtgcagagaaatcatttttgAGTAAGCCAGTGATGGTCCCTACCTCATGTAGTTCCAAATCACTCAGTGCCGTGATTATCTGCTGTGAGCACTGACATAAGACTGGCTGTAATGGTTGCTCCACTcctattctggctctgcactctggaatcactcctggtggtgctcaggggaccaaatggggttgccatgggtcaaatccaggtcgtctgcatgcaaggcaaattccctaccggcTATATTCTAGCACCAAgttcaaacacttatgaaatgcCTTTTTAGCACAGGGCTCAGCACACAGGTTGAGCTCAGTTCAGGGGAGCAGGCATTGGCATTAGACTTCAATTTACCAAACTGCTGGGATTGAGCACCTATCCACCCCCTTCCAAGGTGAACACCCAAGTTTTCACCAGCTTGGGTTGTACAAGCTTTCAGTTTCCTTCTGACCTCACCCCAAAAGATCAGTCTCTTTCTTCCACCCAACCCTGCTGGTGCCTTGCCCCCTCAGATCCTGGAAACTTGTTCCTGCCACTCACCCCTCCCTATATTGCTCTCCCCTCTCCACTACCATCATTTGGCTCAGTGGTCCTCAAGTGGCTGCTCGTCTACCAATAGGTGAGAAAAGTTGAAAACGACTGCTCCAAGCCTTGGCTAGAACTACTGTGGATGGTGTGCAGGACAGGTGCTGATCCAAGGTGTGGAAAGCCAAAAACACCTAGGTAAAAGCTGGAGCAATTGGCCAGCAAGAAGGAAAGGGCAAGAAACAAGACATAGGCCTGGGGAGATAGTAAAGGGAAAAGATAagaccttgcatgtgaccaacctcagGTACTAGTATgcaaggatgcttgccttgcacacagctgacctagattcgattcccatatggttccctgaagtggccaagagtaatttttgagcagaacaaacaaaagcccaccaacaagaaacaacaaacaaaaagaagcaaaacaaaactacataccacagccagcattactcagggctgactccctgctgtgcttagggatcactcctggtaggggttGGTGCTTGGAAAAACACatttagtaccagggatcaaacaggttggccacatgcaagaaggCCTTAccttactcctgtactatctctccgggcctgtattCCTGCCTGCCCCTGGCAGTGGTCCCTTCCTGACTCCAGTGCTATGAGGTCAAAGTGTTGCTTTATGCTCTGATGTATTCCCAGGACTTTGGACACAGCAAGGACTCATTAAGAACTCGGATCCCAAATCCTACTTCCCTGGCTTCCCTGAGAGCCTGATGATCTCCTGCAAATAAACTGCAGCAGCACTCGGGAGCGTTGGGGAAATGACAGCTGTAATTATAATTAAGGTTCTATTTTGGTCCATTCCTCGATGCACAACTCCTCAGAGGCAATGTATATATAAAGCTCTTGGAGCAGCACTTGGCATTCAGGAAGCAGAGCTCTGATTATAATTGAGGTCCTCTTTGTGAAGGAGCTCAGGCTGTCCTTCTCATGCGGCTGCCGGCTTTCAGGGGGCTTAGGTAGGCTGCCTGCCTTTACTGACCCCCTTGCCCATGAGCTGTCGCCAAGTGACTGATTCGCAGCTGTGGCAGCAGGAGCACCACTTTCATGGGAGGCTTATGAAGACTAGGAAGAGGACCCCTGCCCTGGGCACCTTTCCACTTTTGCCAGCAGGAGTAGACCCTGGCCACATGCAGGTGGGGTGACTGGCTGGAGGCCCTGGCCAGGTTCTCCGGTCAccatgtagagcaggggtctcaaactcgcggcccgcaggctgtttgcggccctccgtacaacattttgtggtcctgccctagaggaatcttgttttgttttgttttagttgtttgggtcacaccccccaatgttcaaggcttactactgactttgcctcctgcggcccccaggtaaattgagtctgagacccctgatgtagagaAGGGGTGGTGCTCACAAGGAACCCCACAGGGACTACACTGTGAACAAAACACACACTGGCAACTGAAGCCTTCACATACTGGTGCTTCCGTCTGAGTACACGGAAAAGGACAAGGAATACATACAAGCGCTGAGTCACATTTTTGGGGCAACATAGAATCCCAAGTTCTCCCAGGGAACCAGGGGGATAAATGCCCAGGCACAAGTCACACACACATGTATGGTGTGCGCATACTCGTGCACACACACGAGCGCGCGCATGCGCTGGACTGACACAAAATTTGGCTTTTATTCTGGCCTTCACACATCTACTGCTATAACAACACAAATGGGCGGTACAtcgactccccccacccccaaccacagAGAACAGCTCAGTTTCCTCGGCTGTGCACCCACCCAGTCCTTCTGCCAAGCTCCCTAGGGGCAAGAGGCTCTTCCTACACCTCCCCCCGAGCATGCAGCATAAAGTGGCCATGCAGCTCCCCAAGGTTGTCGAAGGAATCTTCGCACTCGGTACACTGGTATGTGCCCTCCTCGTCTTCCTCCtcgtcttcctcctcttccctccctgtgGACCGACCCTCCCCAGCCCGAGGcagctcctcctcttcctccccgaGAGCCTGGACTTCAGGGGCCGGTGCTTCCTGGGGAGCTGAAGCGGGGCCACAGAGTCGGCAAGGTGGGGTGCCTGGCGGTGCCTCCCCAAGGAGTGATCGGCCACAGAGCTGGCAAGGCTGGGCAGGGGGCCCTGGAGGCTGGGCCGCACGGGGGGCGCGGCGGGATGGGCCCCCTCGGCCCCCCCCCCAGACGTTGCTTCACCTTGTAGCCGGGATCATATTCAGGGTCATCGGtagtctcctcctcctcctcctcttcctcctcatcctcttCTGAGTCCGGCTCTGAGAGGGTGTATTCCGAGTCAGAGGACCGCTCAGGACCTGAAAGGGGACAGAGAGGGGGAAACCAGTTGCCTACTGGCCATGGCCAGACTGACCCCTTCCAGCGGTGCAGAGAGTCTGGACAGAGCCTGCTCTCCCCCATGGAGGAGCCCCATACTCAGCTACCCAGGAGCCAGACAGGAAGCAAGCCAAAGTCTCATGAGAAGTGCCAAGTAGGGGCTTCAGAAAGATAAAGCAAGGACAGGAGTAATAAAGTCACGACCACCATGGCACCCGCTATTTGGAGAGAAGCCTGTTCCTACTGCTCAGTGGGGAGCAGAGAGCACAAGAGGGATGGAAccagactggagagagagcacagtgcagggcacttcccttgcatgaagacaacctgagttcgatccccagtaccccatatggctccccaagtattgcctaagcacagatccagaagtaatcctaagcaatgtcaggtgtgcccccctccaaaaaaagggaGGACATTACCTTTCTGTATTTTATTGTCTTTGCTCAGAGGTCCCTCTCacggtgcttaggggaccaagtagtggcagggaatcaaaccagggcagTAGCTCCCTTCCCTTTTACCCTttcaatttgttaaaaaaaaaaaaaattggaggggggtagatatagcaggtaaggtgtgtacttactttgcaagtggctggcccaGGGTTGATCCCTAAAATCTCATATGGccacccaagcaccatcaggagtgattcctgagtgcagagccagtagtaatccctgaccactgctaggtgtgaccctcgcagcaaaaaaaatttttttgaagatgAGGCAGAAGAAATACTATGGGGAAACGCAtttgccctgaacacagccaacccaggatcaatcccaggCACTACAGAAAGTCCCACATGccccagcaggagtaatccctgagcaccaagccaagagtaacccctagagcacagtcaggaataagcctgaacacagagccaagaataagcccagagcacagagccaagagtaaaccctgaacatgatATGGCCCaataacacaaacaaaaattaaaaattttgatgCACTTGGTGGCACTACAACAGCAGGGCAACCCCACTAAGGCATCCCTCTACTAAGCTACCCCAGGTCCCCTCAACatactgttcttttttgtttggactacacttggcagt
This window of the Suncus etruscus isolate mSunEtr1 chromosome 14, mSunEtr1.pri.cur, whole genome shotgun sequence genome carries:
- the ZNF428 gene encoding LOW QUALITY PROTEIN: zinc finger protein 428 (The sequence of the model RefSeq protein was modified relative to this genomic sequence to represent the inferred CDS: deleted 1 base in 1 codon); the protein is MTETREPAETGGYASLEEDDEDLSPGPERSSDSEYTLSEPDSEEDEEEEEEEEETTDDPEYDPGYKVKQRLGGGRGGPSRRAPRAAQPPGPPAQPCQLCGRSLLGEAPPGTPPCRLCGPASAPQEAPAPEVQALGEEEEELPRAGEGRSTGREEEEDEEEDEEGTYQCTECEDSFDNLGELHGHFMLHARGEV
- the ZNF576 gene encoding zinc finger protein 576, with protein sequence MEDPQPEETVEEQVSAKERSPRSPGGRGLCHLGALQCTHCLITFADSKFQERHMKREHPADFVAQKLQGTLFICFTCLRSFPSSKALIAHQRGHKPGTRPTYPCPDCGKVFRQAASLSRHRQVHETRAPAGPFACTECGQDFAQEAGLHQHYIRHARGEL